The window ATCCAAACCGTCCACCCAAAAACCGGATTCAGCTTTAATTCTACTAAAGTACTAATATATATTGCTTGTCCGGaaagccaaaaccaaaccgaaaataatataaactgaTGATCGAACACTACTAAATTATGATGTTCAGGCAGAATGACTAACAAGAAACGTAAAGCTTGTTGTTTAATGACCATGTTTGTTTCATTATTGCTGAAGTTCAAGTTAATAACGACGAGAAACAACATATTGATTGTTTGTATCATTGttactatatttatttgtttagtagTTATTGGTTCTGTGGCATATTTCAGCGACGACTTGTCCCCAAATCAGTTATGGGGAAACAAGTAATTATACATTGTAGAACAAAAATATCAACGAGTCAGTGATTACACAAAGGAACATAATGTTTTTAGTCCATTGATTAGTGTTATCAGACCCTGTCACCCTGACCCTAGTGATGATTTGGTAAGTAAACGAATAACAAAATAGATGGACCTATCAATCTTGTAAGGTCAGGCAAAATTCATATTAGTTTGTGTCACAGTTAGAtcttaaatacataataagctTAATTATTGAAACCATACTGAAGCCCAACCCACTCTATTTAAAGTCAATGGTCGCGGGGTGAACGGGACCGACCACCCTCGCGTTGGTATCCGTGACAAGTTGTCGACTGCTCACAAATCCATACTTTCAAATAAACAAagacttttcattttctttctatatatattaatgtctGAAGTAAGATCGAAACACCCTGTAACACTTACGTATTCttttaatttagttaataaaCACTTGTAGTAATAAATTCTTTGGCCAAAACAAATTATTGTTAATCGTTGTCACATATTATATCGCTATTGTATGAGATATGGACAGTTTGGAGAGACACAGATCATGGAGGAAACTTTAATGAAGTTGtctataaaattaatttcaagtCATTTGTTTGGTACAATTTGtactttatataatttgtatattgaGTCTACATTATTTATTTGCTAACCATGTTAACTTGTGTCCACCATTTAGTCAAGTCATCTCCACACGATGGGAGAGGTGTGAGTATATCTGTTtcatacaaatatattaattggaTCATAACCAAaactgtaagaaaaaaagaaaaagaaaatggctGCTAATGAGGAAGAGCCAATATGCCGTTTATCTCATCCAACTCACCCTCACACCCTTTCCCGTAGAGCTGGAAGAATCCCTCCATCTGGTTGCTTCGCGTGCGACAAAGAAGAACCCTCACCGTTGGCTACCTTCTATTACTCTTGTACTACTTGTGATGTGGAGTTCCACGATACTTGTCATTTGTATCCGAGGAAGATGACACACCCTTATCACCTTCAACATCCTCTCACCCTCACCACTCAAATAGAGATCATATCTAACAAAACCGAATATGGTTACATATTCAAGAAATGTAATTGGTGTGGAGATGATTTGGGAGATGGATCACAATTCTATTGTTGTTCTATCTGTAACTTTTGTTTGGATCTTTCTTGCTCCCACGGTTTTCCAACTCTTACTATCGCAAACCCAAAAAGCCATTATCATTCACTCTCTTTATTCCCTTGGCCCCTCTTAATTCCATGTGTAGCTTGTGGGCTGGTTAGTTTGTTGGAACCAAGTTATGCTTGTTTCCAATGCAACTATGTGGTTCATAAGAGTTGTATTGACATACCGCGTGTCATAAAAATCACGCGTCACCCACATCGTCTCTCTCACACTCCTTTCCTTCCACCCACAACTCCATCTTGTCGAGTTTGCTACAAGATGGTCGACATCAAATATGGCCAGTATTCTTGCGATCATGAAGGTTGTTCTTATGTTGCCCATTCCAAATGTGCAACACATAGGAACGTTTGGGACGGGAGAGAACTCGAATGGGAACCAGAAGAACCCGATGAAAGTGAAGATATTGCGCCATTCAAGAAAGTGGGTGATAATATGATAAAGTACTTTTGTCATGAACATCATCTAAAGCTTGAGAAGTATGACAGTGTTCGAGACGCAAAGAAACAATGTCAAGCGTGCATCCTTCGTATCGACTCTAATGATTTTTACAATTGTATACAGTGTGAGTTCTTTCTTCATGAGGTATGTGCTGGTCTTCCTCGAAAATTGGCTCATGCATTGCATAAGCATCCTCTGGTTCTAGACCCTTCTCCGGTATTTGATTACAATTCCGCAAGTTGTTCGACTTGTGCCCGTGAGTCCACTGGTTTCAGGTACAAATGCTCATCAAAAACTGATTGCGACGATGACTTTCAGTTAGATGTTCGTTGCGTTTTAGTTCCTGAGTTATTCACCCACAAAAATCATGAGCATCCTATATTCATCTCAACATCATATTCAAGAAAAGGTATCATTTATTGCCCTGGCTGCAAAGATAGTGTTCGTAGTGAGTATTATCTACAATGCACTACATGTTCATTTGCTATGTGTTATCGATGCGCTACAATTCCGTACGagttatattacaaatatgATGCACATCCTCTCTCACTATGCTACGGAGAAGATGCAGAGAAAGCATATTGGTGTGAAGTATGCGAGAAAGAAGTAAATCCAAGAGAATGGTTCTACTCATGCAACAAATGTTGCATCACTGTCCACCTCGAGTGTATATTTGGATCTTCCGTTTACATCAAGTCAGGTTACACGTTCTATTTCGGCTCTGAATCGATGAAAATTCTTGGCAACAATAGTCATACTCGACCGATTTGTTATAAGTGTGACCATCGTTGTCCGGACTCCATATACTACAAATTGTTCGAGAAGGATTTTTGTTCTTGGTTTTGTATTTGGACATCCGGCATGGACAGTTTTTGAGACGGAATAAACCTTAGATGGTTTTCTGAACCGCGAAGGATATTTCTTTTGTAATAAcatcaattttattaaaatctaagtGTTTGAATTTATGTAAGATATACAATAATGTAAGCGAAGTTTATCAATAAAGTTGGAATTTTGGTTTATCAACAACTTTGGAATTTTGGTTTTAAGACACAATATGTTGGATGCGAACCATTATGGGGAGTGTCATCTTCTTTTAGTTAGCTGAGAAGTAGAAGttatttctattttggtttATCGTTAACTACTTCCTCGGGAAGTGTCTATAATACTATGTCTAGGGCTGGGCATTTGGGTAACCCATTTGGGTAATCCgtttgggttcgggtattacccattcgggttcgggtaaacgggtttagaaaaatagaactcaTTGGgcatttttagatatatgggttcggttcggtttgggtactatcgggttcgggtcggtttgggttacaaattttagaacccgattagtacccgaactaccgggtacccgaaaaagtataattaaatttaaataaatttagttaaattttgacttacataacaaaatattttagatattttgattatttttgatatttaggtataaaactaaatgaaatattaaaaattataatcataattttggggtaattgcattatattaatgataaatattataaatatgtttatatgttcaggtttaatgggtacccaaacgggtaccagGTATTatccgaccctaacccgaacccacgggtattagaaaataaaacccaataaggttttataggcaaacccatacccaaaccgaacccggtttttcgggtcgggttccgggttgggtattcgggtacggtttttatgtcttctttgtgactttttttttcaaccgcTCCTCCcgggaaaaaataatagttaatcAACTACTTCCTACGTTTTACAAAAGTTATcgttttaacattttatttttgttttataaataatagtatcgtttttttgtttaactagacatatatttaaataatttcaattctatcggtgtcatttaaatttattaaagtgATTAGAGAAACAATATTATTGAATCTATTACAAAGAGAGTAGAAATTTGTATACTTTTTGTTATATTATGTAAAGAATGAcactatttataaaaattataaagagtattacaaaacaaacattaagTGGTATCGAATGGAACATACCCTAATAGCTACCCAAGCATTTGGGTAAGTAGAGTGGTCTTTGCAAGTGTCCAAAATGGTCAAACCAATCGAGAAAAATATCTGAGTTTAAATTCTATTGAAAGAATTAGTTTGTGTCACGATTAGATCTGAAGTATATAGGCTTAAAGTAAAGGAAGTGTAGACCGAATAAACAAACACTTTTCTTTGTCTCTATAACTTTGTTTAAGCAAGATCAAAACCGCCTATATTGTAACACATGTGCactactctttttcttttttgatcaaACTAGATATTGATTACGAAAGAAATAGAGTTTTACACTCCACTTAGGGAGAAGGAGTTCGCTACATAAAGGGCAGACTTAGCAATAGAATCAGCAATCTCAAAGTGGAAAGAGATAGAGGACATAACTGAACTAATACAGTTTATGTCATAGATGATAGGTTTGAGCTCTTTAGAGCAAGCGTTTGCATTGAGGTTCGCCACTAACACTTGAGAGTCCGAATGCACTTCAAGGTGACAGATAGAGGTGATTGATGAAGCTCATCCTCCCTAGCCCCAAATCTCTTACACGGAAGACATTAATCCTCGTTTAGCAAGGTTGCTACCAAGAGAAAGAGCACCACTAGTTGTCTTCCAGAGGAAGTTCTTGATCTTTGGTGCCACTTTGATTTGCCAGATGTTTTTGTTCCATCGGAAATTCTTGTGGGGTACTATCTCCTCTTTTGCCGTTTGTAATGCCAATTGGTAGCCTGTTTTTGTTGAGTACAATCCTGACTTTTCTGGTAGCCAAATCAGCACATCTTTCATTTTAGCACGACTAGGGATAAGCGTACGAATGACATCTTCATATTGAGGTAATGTGTTTCGAATAAGTGATATGTTCCAAATCTTTAGATATTGGACAAATCAGATCCTTAACCATCATAGATGATGTGTCATAACCTAATGCAGTTTAAATACAGAAGGTGTCAATTCaaatgggaaactttactaacaatcgagatgcaatcaagcagtCACAAGTTAAGTCAGattcaaaatgagtttttgtttgtctaGCAAGAGTATATGAGATGCATGAACAAAACAAGTTTGTAGAACAAGAGCTAAAATGCAATAATGGAAGAGAGTAAAAACAAGCTAAACGTGCATAGACAAAATAGCAAGCTattgcaacaaaaacaaagaacaagtttAAAGATGTAGAAACAATCAGATAAGTAGAGGCCTTAAGGATGGAATTATTGATTTCGGTGGAGTCTCTTAATCTACCTAGAATGCCTAACAGAATACCATcaagctatccctagacaatgaacatcacatcttagctaatccaatctcttgacagaagctactcagactcaatcacttccaaacctaactctcgctagagaaacatgattaaACAGGCATGCCACACAAGTTCTCAATAAACACCCTAGACATacaatctcttaggctaggaatatAAATCTCTGGTATTAGTTTGTTCAAGCATCTCATGGAACACCTTTGGGATGCTGAGATGCTTAAGATCTAATCTCAAATGATCAGTAAGAAATTAGCAGtaagaacactaatccagaagGGAAATCAAACAATTTAAGCTTAGACATCCTATTATACTAAGATTCTCTACCTAATCTATCCTATTCTCAAGAACCCTAGTTCACTACTCAAgacaatcatcatcaaaaacccaGACACCCCAGAAAATACTAAATCAAGCATGACTAGATAGATGAAGATGAGATAAACAACTTTgctgaagaaatcaaatgcaaaaactaaatagattaagagatttcttgattacaaactcataaacgtttttggtggctacaaAAAAACCCTAGGATAAAAGTTATGTCCTTTGGGTAAAGGCATAAGAGTCTATTTATagcaaaacataaaaacactaaaacataaaacgaca is drawn from Camelina sativa cultivar DH55 chromosome 1, Cs, whole genome shotgun sequence and contains these coding sequences:
- the LOC104708099 gene encoding uncharacterized protein LOC104708099; amino-acid sequence: MAANEEEPICRLSHPTHPHTLSRRAGRIPPSGCFACDKEEPSPLATFYYSCTTCDVEFHDTCHLYPRKMTHPYHLQHPLTLTTQIEIISNKTEYGYIFKKCNWCGDDLGDGSQFYCCSICNFCLDLSCSHGFPTLTIANPKSHYHSLSLFPWPLLIPCVACGLVSLLEPSYACFQCNYVVHKSCIDIPRVIKITRHPHRLSHTPFLPPTTPSCRVCYKMVDIKYGQYSCDHEGCSYVAHSKCATHRNVWDGRELEWEPEEPDESEDIAPFKKVGDNMIKYFCHEHHLKLEKYDSVRDAKKQCQACILRIDSNDFYNCIQCEFFLHEVCAGLPRKLAHALHKHPLVLDPSPVFDYNSASCSTCARESTGFRYKCSSKTDCDDDFQLDVRCVLVPELFTHKNHEHPIFISTSYSRKGIIYCPGCKDSVRSEYYLQCTTCSFAMCYRCATIPYELYYKYDAHPLSLCYGEDAEKAYWCEVCEKEVNPREWFYSCNKCCITVHLECIFGSSVYIKSGYTFYFGSESMKILGNNSHTRPICYKCDHRCPDSIYYKLFEKDFCSWFCIWTSGMDSF